The sequence ataagcacatCACCCAAACTGCTAAACTATTTCTTCTTCTAACATAAGAAAATTAAGTGTGTAAATccaaaattttgttttctctacCAGCTATGGATACAGTGACATTGTCACAATTCCTGTTGGCGCCACTAACATTGACATCAAACAGCGGAGCCATAGAGGAATCAAACATGATGGGAACTACCTGGCtataaagagagagagcgggGGTTACATCCTCAATGGTAACTTCTCTGTATCTACGGTGGAGCAGGACATTCCCGTGTTGGGTGCTGTGCTAAAGTACAGCGGCTCATCCACCACACTGGAGAGGATCCAGAGCTTCAGACAGCTGAAGGAAGCCATCACCATCCAACTTCTAGCCACAGCAGGGGACGCCAACCCTCCCAAGGTCAAATATACCTTTTTCATCCCCAGAGATGTGACCTTTAACAAATCCAAGGAGAAGAAAGACTCATCACAATCTTTGCATGTGATCCATCCATTTGGCGTGCCTGACTGGGTGCTGGGGGAGTGGTCAGAATGCTCCAAGAGCTGCGGGTCCGGGTGGTCCAGAAGGAACGTTGAATGCCAAGATAGCGCAGGCTTCCTTTCCAGTCAGTGTGACAAAGACCTGAGGCCAGTAGACATCAGGCCTTGTGGGGATCTTCCATGCCCCATATGGCAGATGGGCCCATGGTCTGCCTGCTCACGAACTTGTGGCCAGGGGGAGCGTCATCGCAGTGTCTTTTGCATAGATTACACTGGGAAGACCGTTGAGTCAGAGAAGTGTGATCCGAGCAAAATCCCAGAGCCAGTCTCCACAGAATGTCTCAACCAAGACTGCTTATGAGGAACATGAGTACAGTGAACTTTCCATTTTTGGTCTGACTGCACTTATCAAGCATGGATGGATTACTGAATAGGCACACCAGGCACAGGCCCAGGGGCTCAAGGGGTCGGGTCAGGCAGCAGAGACACCAAATGACCGCAATGAgacaaaatgaccacagaggtgataaacaagaaacaaaagaaccacaaagagacacaaatgaCTACAGAATTACAAAATGAGAACAAAGACGAACAACATGACCACAAAGAGACATAAGCAATttcaaagagacacaaaactaatacaaagaaattcaaaatgtcCACGAAGTGACACAAAATAACTACAAAAAGTTACAAAGCAACATCTCTTATTTTTGTATCTCTGAGTTCGTTCAACTGTATCatttagttttgtgtctctttcagtGTGGAGGTCTGGTTTCTGGGGTGGGGTGCCTTTCACATGTCTGTGCCCAGGGGCCCATTGCCTCGTAATCCGCCCATGCTACCAGCTGGTTCCATTAAATCACATCAAGGACATTTGCCTGAATAttgttttgtcatcttttgtTGACATTTGACAACCACTATTGAGAATTGAAACAATGGAAATCTACCTCAGGATGTACATGTGATGCCATGTACAGATGCTAGATGAAGGTGCTGGGTGTGTATTTTCTCCAGAAAGAGAAGTTTTCCAGTCCCACTTTAAACAGTCTGATGCATTCggcaatatttctttttaagttAGCCGTTCTTTAAAGTGGGGCTTGAAGAATAGCATGAAACCTGCTGTCAAACACCAGCATAGTGTAAATATACCTCCAATTGTCCTCCACAGCACTCAAACCCCTACAAAGCGTTGATCGAACCATTTACCTTCTATTGAGGTTGGTACATACAATTGATGCATTGGGATTTTAAACCTCTGGGAAATGTGCTCCTGTATGATTGCTTCTTTTTTATACTcagataaaaatgtgatttatatTAAATGATTGTGATGAAGATGTCATGTTTTTATCCTGAAAAGCATTGCTGAACAATGAGAAAACTGTTCAGtcacacaaaatatgacaatattTTTGATCTAATTAGAGTCTACACCAGAACAGATTATTTCAATGACAAACCAGTTGTGGAATTTTTAGGAATTGATAGTGGTTGAGTTTACACAGTGTGTAAAAGGAATTAGACTAGATATAATGACCAGAAAAACCCATGACAGAGAATTTCCTTATGTCCAGTACTTATAGTTTTATTCTTTTGACTGCGTGCATTATAATACAGTTGAGAAGAATAATGATACAAACAATCTGCAGTGCAACAAATGTTTCTTTGGAGGCGTTATTAGTAAGTGATAAGCATATTATCTGTCATTTACATGAAAGGTAACAtagattttattcatttccagACTTTTATTTGTTAATGCATCATATGCAAACACTTGTTTTTAGACTGTTGTATGTATATTTGATTTCTTCATTCCTGTTgttaatttacagtatgttatAAGGCAAAAGAGATGCAGCATTAGGCATATATCCCTTCAGTGAAGGACcatactattttattattacagctTCCTTTTTaagctatttatttttataaagttTTTACCGTGGACATGTAATTAACATGGCAGATGCTGCTGTCTTTGAGgtttttgtttataaaatggtcaaataaacacatttatgtcaATACATGACTGCCTTTTACTGTGACTTAACCTCCATGGTAACCCAAAAGCAACTCTGTGCAACATTTCTCCAATTATCTGCTTGCAGAAAAGAAcccttcccttttctctcaATTTCTCCAGAACTCAACAGTAGTGCCAATATTAAGATAAGACATACTTCAAAATGAACCATAGAGTCTAAACAAATGTTCAAGTTTTCCACGTTTTCCAGTGCACTTCTTTTAGACTACTGTGGGCCACTGAAATCCAGCACTGAAGGCCAGACGAATGGAATTGTTTTAGGTGGTTCAGCAGCTTTTAAAAGCAGAGTGAAACAGATTTCATTGCGGGTTTTACGGACTGAAATCCGTTAAGATGTTCACTAATATCCTCCCACACTGGAATAACTTCTCTGCTCAGACGTCTAAAATAAAGACACCCTATAAAAACATACTCAGTAGCTGTGGTTAGGGAGGAACCTTCATTTAACATTCAACAAATATCCTATTTTTAATGTCGGTCTTATTCTATTCACAGCTGACTTGGCTTGGATGTTTAAATCACAATGCTAATGGGCCCATAGTATGATAAACAGAATTTGGTATGGTTTTGGTTACAGAAAACATTCTACATGTTTATAAAATACAACATATCATACTTTGTCAGGGATAGAAATTGCTGGCCTTGGTCTCAAGCTTTATCAAGTTGGGAAGTCTTTTTGTGTCTGAcattaaaaattataaaaatagcAGCTAAAACTTCACAAAATCATGTGAACAAATAACTTGAAACTTTTTTgtgagttatttattttacaggtacagaaagaggaagacattccaaaaatagataaaaatcAAGATATCTATTTTATTAGGTAACGTGACTACTTCTACAGTAAATTGTCATAATACACCAAATACAGGATAATATAGATtcaattagaaaataaaatagattttcGAGTGTGAAAAAGTAAGAGTAAATAACaagataaaagtaaataaaaggtaaaagtaaacaatattagactattttttaaatattttatacagATTTGTGCACGTTACGGTTAGATTAACAGACCTTCAGACTACCACATAAACTGCATGTGAATTAATATAAACAATGGGAATTGCTGACCAGAGTTGTGCTGTACATGTTGCTAAATGTGAGACTTCCTGATACCGTTAGAGATGCGCGTTGCATTGTGGGGATACAAATACAACGCAGAAGGGACAGCGGGGAGCACaaaggaatgaaaacagaacCTCAAAACttttaacttcagtttgttGTGATGTGAATTCATGTGAACGTGAGATTAAGTGAGGGTTTTGGCGGCTGGCAGGCTGACAACTGCCTGAGAAGCGCGGGGAATGTGAGTGATCGGAGTGAAGCGGCAGGGCGCACCGCTGTCTCCGACTATCGCTGCTTTTTGTCAGCTGAGCTCTTTGCATCCCGAGGCCCAGCCGTTATCAGGGGCCTCACCCCAGAAGGTAAGTTCCTTttacactgtctgtctgacagcgGTTACACCGCTGTGTACACTTTAATTCAGCTACACTGTTGTCTGCTCACTGATAAAGGAGAAGAAGCCAACTAGTAGCGCTAAATTGTTTCGGCTAGCGCTAGCTTGGTAGCTAACGGTAGTTAGCTTATGTGCAGCAGCTACGTCGATGTACTCGGGGTTATCCACGGTCAAACCGGAAATTTGACTAATATGGCTTCAAAATAAACTGGATGAATTAGATGACTTGTTTATgaaaaagtttctgttttgtatATTGTAATGGTTGAATGTATGTGTCAGTAGATAGGGGCAAACTGCACTGTAATACGCGAACACTATTATATAGCATCAGTCAATATCTAGTAACAACAAAGGGTGAGTAACTtgaaagtttttcattttaacaccaCGCATATTTTTGGTAAtagttaaatttaaatgtatatattcaCATAGAGTTCTAAGTATGATAATATGTCTTCATGCAGCTCAGTGCCGAAACATCTTGGTTTTAACgaacaaaatatatttcagtgtaGTCACTTTATTTTGACAGCACTATTTTGACTGGATGTGCTTGTCATGTTGTGGTCGACTTGACGTATCAGTTTTATACTGTTAGCTAGTGTTTGCTAAACTGTGATTGTTGTTGTAAACATGTTTGCTCAACATCCAGGTACTTAGCCCGCTTGCCTTGCATACATAGTCTTTCTGCCTTTGATGTCTACTTCAACTGTTAGCATTCTGCAATCTGTTTCAGCCCCTTGTGTCGTTAGTACGTGATGTAAACACAGTAAAAGTACCAGGTTGAAGGCTACGCCTCCTCTGCCCTATCGCcatcacaaatatttttttgtggaGAATTGGTACACAAGGTGAAGTGAAGTGAATCAGAAAGAGCACATTATTTTTCTTGGTGGATATATCATCACATCATAGCGCAGTCACGGAATCATTTTCTTCTATTCAAACTGTTGCTTTACAGCTTTACAACGAGGCAAATGGGACAGAAATTGAATCGGCGATGTATATTTGAGCCACCACATGACCCTTTTGACATCAGTTCTCTTAAACTTAAGCATTCGATCAACGAAAAGAAGATCAtgcaaaagtttttttctttcctttgtcctCAGAACAGTTTCACATTGCAGCCCTGATGCTTTTGTagatgtttttatgtgtgcttttttaaagatataattatttttgatatttcaaaTAATCAGATCACATTAAATTTGTACGCGTCGGTGCTCTTTCATTGTCATATAGTTTCTATGAGCATGACTTTTATTGTCAGGAAGAGCTTGTATAGCTAAATAATTCTACAGGAGACATTTTTGCCTTGAGAAAACACCATGATGGAATTGAAGGTCTTTTCTTGTTGCCCTGGTTGATGGTAGAGCCTGGGCACTATCTTGTCACACCTTCAAAACCCAGATCTATAATTCACTTTGCCTTTACTGGACCAACATAGCCCAAGAGTTTTTTcctttggtctgtgtgtgtgtgtgtgtgtgtgtgtaaaggggAGCGTGCTCTCCCTGCGAGAGCCCCTTTACTTGAGCTTTTGTTTGATGGAAAATCTCATGCCTCAGAGAATCCACATGTCTTGCAGACAGCTGCTGAGCATCCTGTAGTGCACTGGCCTCCACATGGGTCTGGCTCGCATCGCTGCGCATCTGCTTTGATTGTTGTTACATAACTTGGCATTTTGTCCTCTGTACTCCTTACCCTGCTTTCACCCCCCCTTACCTTGCCTTCCCCTCACAAAGCACCTTAGTATTTCTCTCTACCTGCGCCCACTGCCTTCCATAATGCActtgctgtttttcatcttgTCTTTATCATGGCATCATGACATCTTATTTTGTCTTGGTATTTACTTATTTCTAATTCAGTGGTTTATGGAAAACCCACCATGACATCTGTTATTTCACCCTTTATTCTTTAAATGCTATGGTGGATTTTGTTTAGTTACATAATCCTTAGATACATTATCATTGCTATATGCAACCAGTAATGGTTCAAAATACTTTGCGTACAAGTATAGCAAAGcctagaaaaaaaatatttacattggtctaatttctttattttttgcctgACATGAACTCCTGAGATGTGGTTTagcttttaaaaactgaaccctttccccccccctccccatctctCTGCAGGACGCATTTCCTGTACACAGTAAGAAACTGACTCCAGTATGGGGGTCAAAACCTTCACCCATAGTTCAACCTCCCACAGCCAGGAGATGCTGGAAAAGCTCAACGCTTTACGTAACGAGGGTCACTTATGTGATGTCACCATCCGGGTCCAAGACAAGCTCTTCCTGGCCCACAAAGTGGTCCTGGCCTGCTGTAGTGAATTCTTCCGCTCCAAACTGGTGGGCCggccagaggaggaggacaagttTGTGTTGGATCTTCATCATGTGACCGTTAGTGGCTTTGCTCCTCTGCTGGAATATGCCTACACGTCTACCCTGTCCATTAGCACAGAGAACATCATCGACGTTCTGGCAGCTGCAAGTTACATGCAGATGTTTGCTGTGGCTAGTACATGTTCGGAGTTTATGAAGTCCAGTATTCTGTGGACTCCgggtaacaacaacaacaacaacaacaacaacatgacgGTAGATAAACCGCATGAATCAGCACCAGAGAGTGCTTCTTCAAATTGTGCCATGACGCCATTGGATGGTAGTGTGTCACCCGTTTCATCTGACTGCAGCGTGATGGAAAGAAATGTTCCTATATGCCGCGAATCGCGACGGAAACGCAAAAGCTTTGTAACGATGGCATCACCTGAGAGCCCACTTAAATGCACTACACAGATGGTCACCACCTCCCCCCAAATCCCCAACCCATCCCCTTCATTCTCAGACAGCACAGCCCAGCCTGTGGAGTCCTCCCTGGCCTTCCCATGGACTTTCCCATTTGGTATTGACCGGAGGTTCCACTCAGAGAAATCAAAGCTCCCAGAGAGTCCACGTTGTTTAGAGCAGGGCACCCCAGGGACCTCTGAGGTGGTAGTTGGCCGGCGGCTCAGTGACTTCCTAACATGTGAGAGCTCCAAAGTGGTGTCGTCACCAgtggcagcagaggaggaagacgtgAGGGTGAAGGTAGAGCGTCTCAGTGATGAGGAGGTCCAGGAGGCGTCCTCGCAGCCGGTCAGTGCCTCCCAGAGTTCACTTAGTGACCAGCAGACGGTACCAGGGAGTGAACAGGTCCAGGAAGAGctcctcatcagtccacagtCTTCCTCTATAGGTGGTGCTATTCTCCTTGTGTAACTGATCCATAACATTTAGAATTGACTATACTTTCTCCACTCATGACTTAGCAACAGTAGCATGGCACTACAGATGTCTTAATCTGTGGATTTAGTATGAGCAGTACTCCTTATATAAAGAGTTTTTAGGGTTATGCCTTTTTTAGCCTTTCCAAAACAAAGATTACAAGCACCCTAATGTAAGAAATGAAGTAAATACTGTTTATATACTCTAATGGAAGCTGTAAACATTATAATGTCCAGCTAACAAGCTTACTGCctacacattttacacattgtatTGCTAGCCAAATGGTAGGTCTGCTCAAGCACTTTGACCACATATTTAATTTCTGTATTGTTTAGAGTGTGGTTGCATATCCGCTGTGATCTACATTCCTATAGCACTAGTTATTGCTGTAGCACAGACCAAGGATGTGAAATACTGAATGTTCTGAAGCGAACGGTTCAAAATGAATACGCACACCGTTAAACCATCACTACTTACATTAGTAAGGTATAGCAACCCTCCAGAGGAAAGGGACGTGCCATATTGGCTAACTACCTTTATATTTTGGGTTAACAGGTTACATTAGAAAAATGTATGTTCACTATGTATGTGGGGGCTAAGATTATGGTATTTCAGAGTTGAGTATAATAACAGCTTTGTTCTGCACTCTTCTTGGTTTTTCTATTCCATCAATAGCGTTTTGATTGTGTTAGATACTTGCCTACAAAATTCTATACTATAAAGATTCAGTTTAAACACTGTGTTGCTTGTCAAAGTGTAAGCATCTAACAATCTAAGCATGTTAAATCACCGTTAATTGTTAGAACACCATGAATTAGATTTTTAGAAGTAGTAAAAGCACTGACTAGTTTTACTCTGCCATAAATGTGCAAGATTTAGTCTCTGTCTTTTAGCATGACACCATGTGTGTTGCCATATTTGAGAGCCTACAGGTTACtagtttc comes from Scatophagus argus isolate fScaArg1 chromosome 5, fScaArg1.pri, whole genome shotgun sequence and encodes:
- the zbtb44 gene encoding zinc finger and BTB domain-containing protein 44 isoform X2; its protein translation is MGVKTFTHSSTSHSQEMLEKLNALRNEGHLCDVTIRVQDKLFLAHKVVLACCSEFFRSKLVGRPEEEDKFVLDLHHVTVSGFAPLLEYAYTSTLSISTENIIDVLAAASYMQMFAVASTCSEFMKSSILWTPGNNNNNNNNNMTVDKPHESAPESASSNCAMTPLDGSVSPVSSDCSVMERNVPICRESRRKRKSFVTMASPESPLKCTTQMVTTSPQIPNPSPSFSDSTAQPVESSLAFPWTFPFGIDRRFHSEKSKLPESPRCLEQGTPGTSEVVVGRRLSDFLTCESSKVVSSPVAAEEEDVRVKVERLSDEEVQEASSQPVSASQSSLSDQQTVPGSEQVQEELLISPQSSSIGSMDEGVSEGLPSMQSTSNAGGHAEDDERLEGIQYPYHLYISPSARPGTNGPDRPFQCPTCGVRFTRIQNLKQHMLIHSGIKPFQCDRCGKKFTRAYSLKMHRLKHEVISSCPTT
- the zbtb44 gene encoding zinc finger and BTB domain-containing protein 44 isoform X1, with amino-acid sequence MGVKTFTHSSTSHSQEMLEKLNALRNEGHLCDVTIRVQDKLFLAHKVVLACCSEFFRSKLVGRPEEEDKFVLDLHHVTVSGFAPLLEYAYTSTLSISTENIIDVLAAASYMQMFAVASTCSEFMKSSILWTPGNNNNNNNNNMTVDKPHESAPESASSNCAMTPLDGSVSPVSSDCSVMERNVPICRESRRKRKSFVTMASPESPLKCTTQMVTTSPQIPNPSPSFSDSTAQPVESSLAFPWTFPFGIDRRFHSEKSKLPESPRCLEQGTPGTSEVVVGRRLSDFLTCESSKVVSSPVAAEEEDVRVKVERLSDEEVQEASSQPVSASQSSLSDQQTVPGSEQVQEELLISPQSSSIGSMDEGVSEGLPSMQSTSNAGGHAEDDERLEGIQYPYHLYISPSARPGTNGPDRPFQCPTCGVRFTRIQNLKQHMLIHSGIKPFQCDRCGKKFTRAYSLKMHRLKHEGKRCFRCQICSATFTSFGEYKHHMRVSRHIIRKPRIYECKTCGAMFTNSGNLIVHLRSLNHEASELANYFQSSDFLVPDYLSQVQEEEEALGVQYELEESQHHPVYPGSTSTSTTTAASSSSSVQLPVISQVSSSTQNCDNSSGFLSPEPLEAPASLKMDADETAVMTEETKLDNSVGGSSPEVLEEDQQQQHAQAKELASITIE